TTAAATTTTCACCTTCTTTTGTACTCGTATCATCCATACTGGCATAAAATTCTTCGTATTTCTTTTTGTCTTTATAATCTCTTTGAATAGATCTGCCGGAAGGAGTAAAATATTTTGAGATTGTAAGTCTGATAGCAGAATTATCCGGTAATGTAAATTGACGCTGCACCAATCCTTTTCCAAAAGATGTTTCACCAACTATCAATCCCCTATCCCAATCCTGAACTGCACCTGAAACGATTTCGCTTGCACTTGCTGAACCATGATTTATCAAAACGATGAGCGGTATTTTTTCAAACGGCGACTTCTTTGAAGCAAAATATTCTTCGTTCGCATCTTTTCTTCTTCCTTCTGTATAAACGATTTTCTTTTCACCATCAATAAACAGATCAGCCATTTCAACTGCCTGACTTAAATATCCGCCGGGATTTCCTCTTAAGTCGAGAATAAGCTTGCTCATTCCTTTCTGCTTCAAATCGTTCAGTGCATCGTTAAGTTCATCAAGTGTTGTCTCAGAAAAACGAGAAACACTTATATATCCTGTCTTGTCCTTAAGTATTAAACTTGCATCCACAGAGTAAATTGGAATTTTATCACGAGTAATCTCATATTCGATTAAATCATTGATACCAATTCTACTTATGGAAACTTTAACTTTTGAACCTGCTTTTCCACGGAGTTTTTTTCTAACACCATCATTTGTAATTCCAATACAATCTTCGCCTTCAATTTTTACAATCCGGTCACCTGGTAAAATTCCAAGTGCTTCGCTCGGTCCACCTGTAATTGGTGACACAACTGTAAGAGTATCATTGACTATTTGAAACTCAATTCCAATTCCTTCAAAATCACCACGAAATGATTCTTCAACTGCTGTAAAATCTTTTGCTGAAATGTAAAATGAATGCGGGTCAAGCTCATCAGTAATTCCTTTAATCGCCGATTCGACAAGCTTTGGTGTGTCTACTTCCTCTATATAATATCGTTGAGTGTAGGAGAGAACATCGTTTAGTTTCCTGACGCCATCGCGCAGAGTGTCATCCGAAAAAACCTTTTCTATCTGAATTCCGAGAACTATTCCTATGGTAAGAATAATAATTACGACTGGAATTCTTAAAATCTTATTGTTCATTTAGTCTCCTAAAATTATTTAATCGAAAATAAATCAAATAATTCATAAATGATATGAATGATTTTATCCACGGTCAAATAGATGGATAAGTGCTTAAACCTGCGGTTTCATCTGCGGGAAGAAGATCACATCTCTAATAGATGATTGATTTGTAAAAAGCATTACGAGACGGTCAATCCCGATGCCAAGTCCAGCCATTGGTGGCATGCCATATTCCATCGATCTTAAGAAATCATCATCAACCTGCTGTGCTTCATCATCTCCGGCTTCTCGCATTTTGACCTGCTCTTCGAATCGTTTTCTTTGATCGATCGGATCATTTAATTCCGAAAACGCATTGCAGATTTCTTTTCCTGCAACATAAGCTTCAAATCTTTCAACTAATCCTTCTTTGCTTCTGTGCTTTTTTGCCAATGGGGAAAGAATCAATGGATAATCGACTACAAACGTCGGTTGAACTATTTCAGACTCGACGACCTGACTGAAAATTTCATCAATCAGTTTTGCTTTACCGAATAGTCCGCTTATTTCAACTCCAAGGTTTTTAGCTAATGATCTTAGATCCTTTTCAGATGCTTCGATAACATTTACACCGGTTTTATCAGCAATTGAATCCACATAACTTATTCTCTTCCATGGTCGAGCGAAATTAATTTTCTTATCTTCGTAAACAAATTCTGTAGTGTTGAATACTGTCTTGCAAACATGTCCGAATAGTTCCTCAACAAGTTCCATCATCCAGAAATAATCTTTATAAGCAACATAAAGTTCAAGCATTGTGAACTCTGGATTGTGAGATCTGTCCATTCCCTCATTCCGGAAATCTTTTGAGATTTCATAAACACCATCAAAACCGCCGACTACCAATCGCTTTAGATATAATTCATCAGCAATTCTCAGAAATAAATCAATATCGAGTGCGTTATGATGCGTAATAAATGGTCTTGCTGAAGCACCGCCGTATAATGGCTGAAGAACAGGAGTTTCGACTTCAAGATATCCTTTGCTGTCAAGAAAACTTCTGATTGC
This region of bacterium genomic DNA includes:
- a CDS encoding S41 family peptidase produces the protein MNNKILRIPVVIIILTIGIVLGIQIEKVFSDDTLRDGVRKLNDVLSYTQRYYIEEVDTPKLVESAIKGITDELDPHSFYISAKDFTAVEESFRGDFEGIGIEFQIVNDTLTVVSPITGGPSEALGILPGDRIVKIEGEDCIGITNDGVRKKLRGKAGSKVKVSISRIGINDLIEYEITRDKIPIYSVDASLILKDKTGYISVSRFSETTLDELNDALNDLKQKGMSKLILDLRGNPGGYLSQAVEMADLFIDGEKKIVYTEGRRKDANEEYFASKKSPFEKIPLIVLINHGSASASEIVSGAVQDWDRGLIVGETSFGKGLVQRQFTLPDNSAIRLTISKYFTPSGRSIQRDYKDKKKYEEFYASMDDTSTKEGENLNHDAEQDTTKPVFKTNKGRTVYGGGGITPDYILKTERITGYTSDLLRKNIFYQYILQFIESRGNGIGLKYDNDLNRFVNEFNFTEDDINKFISFASSKEVELNEEQFNMDKEYISTRLKAQLARNYWKNDGWYSVMLTTDNQVEKAMSLFDEAKQIADLK
- the lysS gene encoding lysine--tRNA ligase; translated protein: MENNITDINVLIKRRYEELEELKNKGVETFAYSYEVDNYSEDIKNDFAKYENKDVKIAGRIMTIRRMGKASFAHIMDQKGRIQVYLKKDDIGESYDAFRLMDIGDIIGVEGYVFKTKTGEISVHVKSLKLLAKSLRPLPIAKEAEDEQGNKIVYDQFADKELRYRQRYVDLVVNPHVKDVFIKRSKIITAIRSFLDSKGYLEVETPVLQPLYGGASARPFITHHNALDIDLFLRIADELYLKRLVVGGFDGVYEISKDFRNEGMDRSHNPEFTMLELYVAYKDYFWMMELVEELFGHVCKTVFNTTEFVYEDKKINFARPWKRISYVDSIADKTGVNVIEASEKDLRSLAKNLGVEISGLFGKAKLIDEIFSQVVESEIVQPTFVVDYPLILSPLAKKHRSKEGLVERFEAYVAGKEICNAFSELNDPIDQRKRFEEQVKMREAGDDEAQQVDDDFLRSMEYGMPPMAGLGIGIDRLVMLFTNQSSIRDVIFFPQMKPQV